In the genome of Altererythrobacter sp. TH136, one region contains:
- a CDS encoding TetR/AcrR family transcriptional regulator: MGEGTHARPNETDRFERRRQDVIHAASALINELGVKGTTFAELARSVRLNATSITYYFDRKDKLVVAVYEATLEWLEAAAAEAAAQPTPQERVRSFVRAHVALRRRIRGGESGLITALSEIRTLGEAAQAPLLAQYARVLDHVRAFFGDGRGGLKRSLDTARAHILLEAMFWWPVWSLRYSTHDFDRLEARMFDIFARGLAGEGRGWSPQTLANESWRGGDDDDATGAFLRSATVMINQRGYRGASVNRIAAALNVTKGSFYHHHNAKDDLVFACFQRSYDRLSAVQLAARELAGDGWTRTASALAELIDLQFHDPMPLLRTTALQALPMGDRGSVVVRSNRLANRFAGMLSDGIADGSVRAVDPLVASQLIMPALNAAYEARGWAARQPDPALAVKLYAWTPCAGVFTDPPEVG, from the coding sequence ATGGGAGAGGGGACCCACGCCAGGCCGAACGAGACCGACCGCTTCGAACGGCGGCGGCAGGATGTCATTCATGCAGCGTCCGCGCTGATCAACGAACTGGGGGTCAAGGGCACCACGTTCGCCGAGCTTGCGCGCTCGGTCCGGCTCAACGCCACCAGCATCACCTATTACTTCGACCGCAAGGACAAGCTGGTGGTCGCGGTCTACGAAGCGACGCTGGAATGGCTCGAAGCAGCGGCGGCGGAGGCTGCCGCGCAACCGACGCCGCAGGAACGGGTGCGCTCGTTCGTGCGCGCGCACGTCGCGCTCCGCCGCCGGATTCGCGGCGGCGAGAGCGGGCTGATCACCGCGCTCAGCGAAATCCGCACGCTGGGCGAAGCCGCGCAGGCGCCGCTGCTGGCGCAATACGCGCGGGTGCTCGATCACGTGCGCGCGTTCTTCGGCGACGGGCGCGGCGGCCTCAAGCGGTCGCTCGACACGGCGCGCGCGCACATCCTGCTGGAAGCGATGTTCTGGTGGCCGGTATGGTCGCTGCGCTATTCGACGCATGACTTCGATCGCCTTGAAGCACGGATGTTCGATATCTTCGCCCGCGGCCTGGCGGGGGAGGGGCGGGGCTGGTCGCCGCAGACGCTGGCGAACGAATCCTGGCGCGGCGGGGACGATGATGACGCGACCGGCGCATTCCTCCGGTCGGCGACCGTGATGATCAACCAGCGCGGTTACCGGGGCGCATCGGTCAACCGCATCGCGGCGGCGCTGAATGTCACCAAAGGCAGTTTCTATCATCATCACAACGCCAAGGACGATCTGGTCTTCGCGTGTTTCCAGCGCAGTTACGATCGCCTGTCAGCGGTGCAGCTGGCTGCGCGAGAGCTGGCGGGGGACGGGTGGACGCGCACCGCGAGTGCGCTGGCAGAGCTGATCGACCTGCAGTTCCACGATCCGATGCCGCTGCTGCGGACCACGGCGCTGCAGGCGCTGCCAATGGGGGATCGGGGCAGCGTGGTCGTGCGGTCAAATCGGCTGGCCAATCGCTTTGCCGGGATGTTGTCTGACGGGATCGCCGACGGGTCGGTGCGCGCGGTCGATCCGCTGGTGGCGAGCCAGCTGATCATGCCGGCCCTGAACGCCGCGTACGAGGCGCGCGGCTGGGCGGCCCGGCAGCCGGACCCTGCGCTGGCGGTCAAACTGTATGCCTGGACGCCGTGCGCGGGCGTGTTCACCGATCCGCCCGAAGTCGGCTGA
- a CDS encoding class I adenylate-forming enzyme family protein — MPDTNLAEVLGWTPPAGWPAMSRGQIQDKLTAPGERFEMETITIRGVPTRVWKNAPENLRALMMVARTHGDREFTIYEDERVTYAAFHRAVAKLAQVLQAHGVKKGDRVALAMRNLPEWPVAFFASVAIGAVCVPLNAWWTGGELAYGLADSGTTVLICDAERWDRISPHTGDIPSLRHVFVSRCLGDLAPPAARLEELIGTTDEWKNLPDAELPAVDIASDDDATIFYTSGTTGKPKGALGTHRNLVTNIFSGAYNATVSVLRRGEVPPDPVPKTALTVIPLFHVTACSATLMGTLAAGNTLVFMHRWDPVKAFQIIEREKVNVTGGVPTIAWQLIEHPERENYDLSSLEAIAYGGAPSAPELVRKIRDIFGALPGNGWGMTETMATVTGHSSEDYLNRPTSCGPPVAVADLKIMNEEGTEELPVGEVGELYARGPMVVKGYWNNPEATAETFIDGWVRTGDLAKLDEDGFCYIVDRAKDMILRGGENIYSSEVENVLYDHPAVTDAALVGIPHQQLGEEPAAVVHLAPGTTATEAELQAWVAERLAKFKVPVRILLSADTLPRNANGKILKKDLKALFEQPPGQR, encoded by the coding sequence ATGCCTGACACCAACCTGGCCGAGGTTCTCGGCTGGACGCCGCCCGCGGGCTGGCCTGCGATGAGCCGCGGACAGATCCAGGACAAGCTCACCGCGCCTGGCGAGCGATTCGAAATGGAGACGATCACCATCCGCGGCGTGCCCACGCGGGTGTGGAAGAACGCGCCGGAAAACCTGCGCGCGCTGATGATGGTCGCGCGCACGCACGGGGACCGCGAGTTCACCATCTACGAAGACGAGCGGGTGACCTATGCCGCGTTCCACCGCGCGGTGGCAAAGCTGGCGCAGGTGCTGCAGGCGCACGGCGTGAAAAAGGGCGACCGGGTCGCGCTGGCGATGCGCAACCTGCCCGAATGGCCAGTGGCGTTCTTCGCAAGCGTGGCGATCGGCGCGGTGTGCGTCCCGCTCAACGCCTGGTGGACCGGGGGCGAACTCGCCTATGGCCTGGCGGATTCGGGCACCACGGTGCTGATCTGCGATGCGGAGCGGTGGGACCGGATTTCCCCGCACACCGGCGACATCCCCTCGCTGCGCCACGTATTCGTCAGCCGCTGCCTGGGTGACCTTGCGCCGCCTGCAGCGCGGCTGGAGGAGCTCATCGGCACTACCGACGAATGGAAGAACCTGCCGGATGCGGAGCTTCCGGCGGTCGACATCGCCTCCGACGATGACGCGACGATTTTCTACACCAGCGGCACCACTGGCAAGCCCAAGGGGGCGCTCGGCACGCACCGCAATCTCGTGACCAACATCTTCTCTGGCGCGTACAACGCCACGGTGTCGGTGCTGCGGCGCGGAGAGGTGCCGCCCGACCCGGTGCCCAAGACGGCGCTGACGGTGATCCCGCTGTTTCATGTCACCGCCTGCTCCGCCACCCTGATGGGCACGCTGGCGGCGGGCAACACGCTGGTGTTCATGCACCGATGGGACCCGGTGAAGGCGTTCCAGATCATCGAGCGCGAGAAGGTCAACGTGACCGGCGGCGTGCCGACGATCGCGTGGCAGCTGATCGAGCATCCCGAACGCGAGAACTACGACCTCTCCAGCCTGGAGGCGATCGCCTATGGCGGCGCGCCCTCGGCGCCCGAACTGGTGCGCAAGATCCGCGACATCTTCGGCGCGCTCCCCGGCAACGGTTGGGGCATGACCGAAACGATGGCCACGGTCACCGGCCACTCGAGCGAAGACTACCTCAACCGCCCGACGAGTTGCGGCCCGCCGGTCGCCGTCGCCGACCTCAAGATCATGAACGAAGAGGGCACGGAGGAGCTTCCCGTCGGCGAAGTGGGCGAGCTTTATGCGCGCGGGCCGATGGTGGTGAAGGGGTACTGGAACAATCCTGAAGCCACTGCCGAGACCTTCATCGACGGCTGGGTGCGGACCGGCGACCTCGCCAAGCTCGACGAAGACGGCTTCTGCTACATCGTCGACCGGGCCAAGGACATGATCCTGCGCGGGGGCGAGAACATCTATTCGTCCGAAGTCGAGAACGTCCTCTACGATCACCCCGCGGTGACCGACGCGGCGCTGGTCGGCATCCCGCATCAGCAGCTGGGCGAAGAACCGGCGGCAGTGGTCCACCTCGCACCCGGCACGACCGCCACCGAGGCCGAACTGCAGGCCTGGGTTGCCGAGCGGCTAGCCAAGTTCAAGGTGCCGGTCCGGATCCTGTTGAGCGCGGACACGCTGCCGCGCAACGCCAACGGCAAGATCCTCAAGAAGGACCTGAAGGCGCTCTTCGAACAGCCGCCCGGGCAGCGCTGA
- a CDS encoding serine hydrolase domain-containing protein yields MLDTTTATALGFDQDRLNRIEPFLRTAYLDSGRLPMMQVSVARDGQIAYRAQMGVMGEGREDLRDDALFRIASMTKPVTSIAFMQLVEQCKVALEDPVTKVFPEFRNLSVYAGGGGSGAPFVPGAAAGPMRFVDLLTHMSGLTYGFQQRSNVDAAYRESNFDFARAQLDSDEYIAKLAKIPLEFSPGDRWNYSVSTDVLGVAVERLSGMRLGDYFQQHIFGPLGMTDTRFGAEGQLERLVDAYQYVPGQPAKLIDAGRTSRLGQAGKFDSGGGGLVGTIADYEKFCAVLIGRGELNGARIIAPKTLDLMTANHLPGGQDLTQLSQSLFSESQNAGVGFGLGFACVIDPAKTLMPSSKGEFYWGGAYSTAFFVDPVEGISMVFMTQVYPSSAYPVRRQLKTLIYSALSDSRA; encoded by the coding sequence ATGCTGGACACCACCACTGCCACCGCGCTGGGGTTCGATCAGGATCGGCTGAATCGGATCGAGCCATTTCTGCGCACCGCCTATCTCGACAGCGGCCGCCTGCCGATGATGCAGGTGTCGGTCGCCCGCGACGGGCAGATTGCCTATCGCGCGCAGATGGGCGTGATGGGCGAAGGGCGCGAAGACCTGCGCGACGACGCGCTGTTCCGCATCGCCAGCATGACCAAGCCAGTCACCTCGATCGCGTTCATGCAGCTGGTCGAACAGTGCAAGGTCGCGCTGGAAGACCCCGTGACCAAGGTGTTCCCGGAATTCAGGAACCTGTCGGTCTACGCCGGCGGGGGCGGCAGCGGGGCGCCGTTCGTGCCGGGCGCGGCGGCGGGGCCCATGCGGTTCGTCGACCTGCTCACCCACATGAGCGGCCTGACCTATGGCTTCCAGCAGCGCAGCAACGTCGATGCCGCCTATCGCGAGAGCAATTTCGACTTCGCCCGCGCGCAGCTCGACAGCGACGAATACATCGCCAAGCTGGCGAAGATCCCGCTCGAGTTTTCGCCCGGCGACCGGTGGAATTACTCGGTCTCGACCGACGTACTGGGCGTGGCGGTGGAGCGGCTCAGCGGCATGCGGCTGGGTGATTACTTCCAGCAGCACATCTTCGGCCCCCTGGGCATGACCGACACCCGCTTCGGCGCGGAAGGCCAGCTTGAGCGGCTGGTCGATGCCTATCAGTACGTGCCCGGCCAGCCCGCCAAGCTGATCGACGCCGGCCGCACCAGCCGGCTGGGCCAGGCGGGCAAGTTCGACAGCGGCGGCGGCGGCCTGGTCGGCACCATCGCCGACTACGAGAAGTTTTGCGCCGTGCTGATCGGCCGCGGGGAGCTGAACGGCGCGCGGATCATCGCGCCCAAGACGCTCGACCTGATGACCGCCAACCACCTGCCCGGCGGCCAGGACCTGACGCAGCTGTCCCAGAGCCTGTTCTCCGAAAGCCAGAACGCCGGGGTCGGCTTTGGCCTAGGCTTCGCCTGCGTGATCGATCCCGCCAAGACGCTGATGCCGTCGAGCAAGGGCGAATTCTACTGGGGCGGCGCCTATTCGACCGCGTTCTTCGTCGATCCGGTGGAGGGCATCTCGATGGTGTTCATGACCCAGGTCTACCCGTCCAGCGCCTATCCGGTGCGCCGCCAGCTCAAAACCCTGATCTATTCCGCGCTGTCCGACAGCCGCGCTTGA
- a CDS encoding 3-hydroxyacyl-CoA dehydrogenase NAD-binding domain-containing protein — MTDPISSHRDGEVLVVVSNNPPVNALGQAVRAGLKREVEGGLADDSVKAIVIRCDGRTFFAGADITEFGKAPQGPSLPETLDAMEASDKPVVAAIHGTALGGGCEVALACHYRVAVPSAKLGLPEVKLGLIPGAAGTQRMPRLVGAEAALPLVVGGDPISAKKAESIGLLDAIVGEDSLEVDAVAFARSKIGQPVPRASEGTRNQDGVRDPDIFDKFRASQARKIRGFDAPNAAIEAVKAAGELPYAEGVKKERELFGKLMSGTQSAAMRHYFFAERAANKIDDVPADTPLIPIKRIGIIGAGTMGGGIGMNFLTAGIPVTILEMQQEALDRGAKTIRKNYENTAKRGRMTEDAVEKAMGLLKPTLDYSELADCDLVIEAVYENMDVKKQVFAKLDEVVKQGAILASNTSYLDIDEIATATERPGYVVGLHFFSPANVMKLLEIVRGRETRHDVLATVMKLAKTIGKVAAVSGVCPGFIGNRMLSPRQQQANALIMEGANYWDIDDVLLEFGFPMGPFQMGDLAGTDIGWHRDPSKIETIRDALCAKGRFGQKAGKGYYDYDEARNRTPSEETKAIIADFAAKEGKPQRQISKDEIRERLLYPMVNEGAKILDEGMAQRASDIDVVWINGYGWPLYTGGPMFWADTIGLDTVVEGLEKHDLPVSGYLRRKAEAHEKFNR, encoded by the coding sequence ATGACCGATCCGATTTCCTCCCACCGTGACGGCGAAGTGCTGGTCGTCGTGTCCAACAACCCCCCGGTCAATGCGCTCGGCCAGGCGGTGCGCGCCGGCCTCAAGCGCGAGGTCGAGGGTGGCCTTGCCGACGACAGCGTCAAGGCGATCGTGATCCGCTGCGACGGGCGCACGTTCTTCGCCGGGGCCGACATCACCGAATTCGGCAAGGCGCCGCAGGGCCCCAGCCTGCCCGAAACGCTCGATGCGATGGAGGCGAGCGACAAGCCGGTGGTCGCCGCGATCCACGGCACGGCGCTGGGCGGCGGGTGCGAAGTCGCGCTCGCCTGCCACTACCGCGTCGCGGTGCCGAGCGCGAAGCTCGGCCTGCCCGAAGTCAAGCTCGGCCTGATTCCGGGCGCCGCGGGCACCCAGCGCATGCCGCGCCTGGTCGGTGCCGAAGCCGCGCTGCCGCTGGTCGTCGGCGGCGATCCGATCAGCGCCAAGAAGGCTGAAAGCATCGGCTTGCTCGATGCGATCGTCGGCGAGGACAGCCTGGAGGTTGATGCCGTCGCCTTCGCCCGCAGCAAGATCGGCCAGCCGGTCCCGCGCGCCTCGGAGGGCACCAGGAACCAGGACGGGGTGCGCGACCCCGACATCTTCGACAAATTCCGCGCCAGCCAGGCACGCAAGATCCGCGGCTTCGACGCGCCCAACGCCGCGATCGAAGCGGTCAAGGCGGCGGGCGAGCTGCCCTATGCCGAGGGCGTGAAGAAGGAGCGCGAGCTGTTCGGCAAGCTGATGTCCGGCACCCAGTCCGCCGCCATGCGCCATTACTTCTTCGCCGAGCGCGCCGCGAACAAGATCGACGACGTGCCCGCCGACACTCCGCTGATCCCGATCAAGCGGATCGGCATCATCGGTGCGGGCACCATGGGCGGCGGGATCGGGATGAACTTCCTGACCGCCGGCATCCCGGTGACGATCCTGGAGATGCAGCAGGAAGCGCTCGACCGCGGCGCGAAGACCATCCGCAAGAATTACGAAAATACCGCCAAGCGCGGCCGCATGACCGAGGATGCGGTCGAAAAGGCGATGGGCCTGCTCAAGCCGACGCTCGACTACTCCGAACTGGCCGACTGCGACCTGGTGATCGAGGCCGTGTATGAGAACATGGACGTCAAGAAACAGGTCTTCGCCAAGCTTGACGAAGTGGTGAAACAGGGCGCGATCCTGGCCTCCAACACCAGCTACCTCGACATCGACGAGATCGCGACCGCCACCGAGCGGCCCGGCTATGTCGTGGGTCTGCACTTCTTCTCACCCGCCAACGTGATGAAGCTGCTGGAGATCGTGCGTGGGCGTGAAACCCGGCACGACGTGCTGGCAACGGTAATGAAGCTCGCCAAGACCATCGGCAAGGTCGCCGCGGTGTCGGGGGTGTGCCCCGGGTTCATCGGCAACCGGATGCTCAGCCCGCGCCAGCAACAGGCCAACGCGCTGATCATGGAAGGCGCGAATTACTGGGACATCGACGACGTCCTGCTCGAATTCGGTTTCCCGATGGGCCCGTTCCAGATGGGCGACCTCGCGGGCACCGACATCGGCTGGCACCGCGATCCGTCGAAGATCGAAACGATCCGCGATGCGCTGTGCGCCAAGGGCCGCTTCGGCCAGAAGGCTGGCAAGGGCTATTACGACTACGACGAGGCGCGCAACCGCACCCCGTCCGAAGAAACCAAGGCGATCATCGCCGATTTCGCTGCCAAGGAAGGCAAGCCGCAGCGCCAAATCAGCAAGGACGAGATCCGCGAGCGGCTGCTTTACCCCATGGTCAACGAAGGCGCGAAGATCCTCGACGAAGGCATGGCCCAGCGCGCGAGCGACATCGATGTGGTCTGGATCAACGGCTACGGCTGGCCGCTCTACACCGGCGGGCCGATGTTCTGGGCCGACACCATCGGGCTGGATACCGTGGTCGAAGGTCTCGAGAAGCACGATCTGCCGGTGAGCGGATACCTGCGCCGCAAGGCCGAGGCGCACGAGAAGTTCAACCGCTGA
- a CDS encoding acetyl-CoA acetyltransferase has translation MDDRTPVIVGVGQVVERIGEADWQGRSAADLAAWAAERAIDDAGAAADLKPLIEVVSAIRTFEDSGAAPAQFGKPDKFPLAVARRVGLSPKRAILEAVGGQSPVTALVEMAERIARGEIAAGLVFGAEAISNTRHLSKHGESRDWAEHDDGEMEDRGSARMLTPLGIRHGIVSAPIAYALLENARRARLGLNREDYRAAMGELFAPLSAVAAANPYSSAASEPLSAEEIATVTPKNRMIADPFPLKVVARDQVNMGAAMLVMSVAAAREAGIAEDRWIYIHGAAHAAEPDILERADPGAYPAAEAALDAALAAAGKRIDEVAVLDFYSCFPVAVFSTAIDHLGLSPDDPRGLTVTGGLPYFGGAGNGYSSHAIASVVERLRANAGAYGLVGANGGFQSKYAALVLSTEPAAFPGWSEAVQHRPAAPDLVELVARTGTIDTYTVVHDRTGPSYAVVIGHLPDDRRFIARSDDAETLALMDAHDPLGRQVTLTNDGARNAFTLAD, from the coding sequence ATGGATGACCGCACGCCGGTGATCGTCGGCGTCGGCCAGGTGGTCGAGCGGATCGGAGAGGCGGACTGGCAGGGCCGGTCCGCCGCCGATCTGGCCGCCTGGGCCGCCGAACGCGCCATCGACGATGCCGGCGCGGCCGCTGACCTCAAGCCGCTGATCGAGGTCGTCTCCGCGATCCGCACGTTCGAGGACTCTGGCGCCGCGCCGGCACAGTTCGGCAAGCCGGACAAGTTTCCGCTGGCAGTCGCCCGCCGCGTGGGCCTGTCGCCGAAGCGCGCGATCCTGGAAGCGGTCGGCGGTCAGTCGCCGGTCACCGCCCTGGTCGAGATGGCGGAGCGGATCGCCCGCGGCGAGATCGCGGCCGGCCTGGTGTTCGGGGCCGAGGCGATCTCGAACACCCGCCACCTGTCCAAGCATGGCGAGAGCCGCGACTGGGCCGAGCACGACGACGGCGAGATGGAGGATCGCGGTTCCGCGCGGATGCTCACCCCGCTGGGCATCCGGCACGGCATCGTCAGCGCGCCGATCGCGTACGCGCTGCTGGAGAACGCCCGCCGCGCCCGCCTCGGCCTGAACCGCGAAGACTACCGCGCCGCCATGGGCGAACTGTTCGCGCCGCTGAGCGCGGTGGCCGCGGCCAACCCGTATTCGAGCGCCGCGAGCGAGCCGTTGTCGGCGGAAGAGATCGCCACGGTCACCCCGAAGAACCGGATGATCGCCGATCCCTTCCCTTTGAAGGTCGTCGCCCGCGACCAGGTCAACATGGGTGCCGCGATGCTGGTGATGTCAGTCGCCGCTGCACGCGAAGCGGGAATTGCGGAGGACCGCTGGATCTATATCCACGGTGCCGCGCACGCTGCCGAACCCGACATCCTCGAGCGCGCCGATCCGGGCGCCTATCCCGCCGCCGAAGCCGCGCTGGACGCGGCGCTGGCGGCGGCCGGCAAGCGGATTGACGAAGTGGCGGTGCTCGATTTCTATTCGTGCTTCCCCGTCGCGGTGTTCTCGACGGCGATCGATCACCTCGGCCTGTCGCCAGACGATCCGCGCGGCCTGACGGTGACGGGCGGCCTTCCCTACTTCGGCGGCGCGGGCAACGGCTATTCCAGCCACGCGATCGCCAGCGTGGTCGAACGGCTGCGCGCGAACGCGGGCGCATACGGTCTGGTCGGTGCCAACGGCGGGTTCCAGAGCAAGTATGCGGCTCTCGTCCTGTCCACCGAGCCGGCGGCTTTTCCAGGCTGGAGCGAAGCCGTCCAGCACCGCCCGGCCGCGCCCGACCTGGTCGAACTGGTCGCGCGCACCGGCACGATCGACACCTACACCGTCGTGCATGACCGCACGGGGCCGAGCTATGCGGTGGTGATCGGCCATCTGCCCGACGACCGCCGCTTCATCGCGCGCAGCGACGATGCCGAGACGCTGGCCTTGATGGATGCGCACGACCCCCTCGGTCGGCAGGTCACGCTCACCAATGACGGCGCGCGGAACGCGTTCACACTCGCCGATTGA
- the acs gene encoding acetate--CoA ligase — MTEPAAHHDDEWVRRPAAAAHGTNCTSEQYEALYRRSIEDSDGFWLEQAQRLDWVQAPTVAGDWSYDPVSIKWFEDSRLNICHNAVDRHVAAGHGDRLALIFEPDDPAGEVRRITYAELQAEVIRMANTLKTMGVVKGDRVTIYLPMVPEGAFAMLACVRIGAVHSVIFGGFSPEAIAGRIEDCASDWVICADEGLRGGKTVPLKANVDEALNKVAVKAVLVIRHTGGDVAMTHGRDHWYHELSAGAAADCPCEPMNAEDPLFILYTSGSTGKPKGLLHTTGGYAVWTETTFRYAFDYRAGEVFWCTADIGWVTGHSYVVYGPLQNGATALMFEGVPNWPDHDRFWATVAKHRVNIFYTAPTAIRALMREGKAPVERHDLSSLRLLGTVGEPINPEAWRWYSDTVGKGALPVIDTWWQTETGGVMITTLPGAHDMKPGSAGKPFFGVCPQLVDAEGEVLEGAASGNLCLTRSWPGQARTVYGDHQRFAETYFTTYRGKYFTGDGCRRDGDGYYWITGRVDDVINVSGHRMGTAEVESALVLHPKVAEAAVVGYPHDIKGQGIYCYVTLNAGEDPSDALTAELRQQVRSEIGPIASPDHLHFTPALPKTRSGKIMRRILRKIAENEMSALGDTSTLADPSVVETLIEGRLNR; from the coding sequence ATGACCGAGCCTGCCGCGCACCACGATGACGAATGGGTGCGCCGCCCCGCCGCCGCCGCGCACGGCACCAACTGCACGTCTGAACAGTACGAGGCGCTTTACCGCCGCAGCATCGAGGACAGCGACGGCTTCTGGCTCGAACAGGCGCAGCGGCTCGACTGGGTGCAGGCACCCACGGTGGCGGGCGACTGGAGCTACGATCCGGTCAGCATCAAGTGGTTCGAGGACAGCCGGCTGAACATCTGCCACAACGCGGTCGACCGGCACGTCGCCGCCGGGCATGGCGACCGGCTGGCGCTGATCTTCGAACCCGACGATCCCGCAGGCGAGGTCCGCCGCATCACCTATGCCGAGCTGCAGGCGGAAGTGATCCGCATGGCGAACACGCTGAAAACGATGGGCGTGGTCAAAGGCGACCGGGTGACGATCTATCTGCCGATGGTGCCGGAAGGCGCGTTCGCCATGCTCGCCTGCGTCCGGATCGGTGCGGTCCACTCGGTAATCTTCGGCGGCTTCAGCCCCGAAGCGATCGCGGGGCGGATCGAGGACTGCGCGAGCGATTGGGTGATCTGCGCGGACGAAGGGCTGCGCGGCGGCAAGACCGTGCCGCTGAAGGCCAACGTCGACGAAGCGCTGAACAAGGTCGCGGTGAAGGCGGTGCTGGTGATCCGCCACACCGGCGGCGATGTCGCCATGACGCACGGCCGCGATCACTGGTATCACGAGCTGTCGGCAGGGGCAGCTGCCGACTGCCCGTGCGAACCGATGAACGCCGAAGACCCGCTGTTCATCCTCTACACCAGCGGCTCCACCGGCAAGCCCAAGGGCCTGCTCCACACCACCGGCGGCTATGCCGTGTGGACCGAAACGACCTTCCGCTACGCCTTCGACTACCGCGCGGGCGAGGTGTTCTGGTGCACCGCCGACATCGGCTGGGTCACCGGGCACAGCTATGTCGTCTATGGCCCGCTGCAGAACGGCGCGACCGCGCTGATGTTCGAAGGGGTGCCGAACTGGCCCGACCACGACCGGTTCTGGGCCACCGTCGCCAAGCACCGGGTCAACATCTTCTACACCGCCCCCACCGCGATCCGTGCGCTGATGCGCGAAGGCAAGGCGCCGGTGGAGCGGCACGACCTCTCCTCGCTCCGCCTGCTGGGCACGGTGGGCGAGCCGATCAATCCCGAAGCCTGGCGGTGGTATTCGGACACGGTCGGCAAGGGCGCGCTGCCGGTGATCGACACCTGGTGGCAGACCGAAACCGGCGGGGTGATGATCACCACCCTGCCCGGCGCGCACGACATGAAGCCGGGCAGCGCGGGCAAGCCGTTCTTCGGTGTCTGCCCGCAGCTGGTCGATGCGGAGGGCGAAGTACTGGAGGGCGCAGCCAGCGGCAACCTGTGCCTCACCCGCAGCTGGCCCGGCCAGGCGCGCACCGTCTATGGCGACCACCAGCGGTTCGCCGAAACCTATTTCACCACCTATCGTGGCAAGTACTTCACCGGCGACGGGTGCCGGCGCGATGGCGACGGATACTACTGGATCACCGGGCGCGTGGACGACGTGATCAACGTCTCCGGCCACCGCATGGGCACCGCCGAGGTCGAAAGCGCGCTGGTGCTGCACCCCAAGGTGGCGGAGGCCGCGGTGGTCGGCTACCCGCACGACATCAAGGGCCAGGGCATCTACTGCTACGTGACCCTCAACGCCGGCGAGGATCCCTCCGACGCGCTGACCGCCGAATTGCGCCAGCAGGTCCGCTCCGAGATCGGCCCGATCGCCAGCCCCGACCACCTCCACTTCACCCCCGCCCTGCCCAAGACGCGCAGCGGCAAGATCATGCGCCGCATCCTGCGCAAGATCGCGGAGAACGAGATGAGCGCGCTGGGCGACACCTCGACGCTGGCGGACCCGAGCGTGGTGGAGACCCTGATCGAAGGGCGGCTGAATCGGTAG
- a CDS encoding APC family permease: MEVRNGGEFRRSFPPQEIRPRGWGIGGTTLLAVFAFVGFEHIVNISEELKDSSRTLPAALFLTLAITAVLYALVVWTAVNAVPPGELATSSAPLAEVFERLTGRSPHFMSAIAIVATLTGVVVHMIMIARVLYGLSVQGNLPAPLAQVHPVSRVPVFATGVAVAGILLLAVLVPLTGLAEWTARGTLLVFAGINLALIRLKRRGNPVADGVFKCPLSVAYLGLIMSILLLILDLLS; encoded by the coding sequence ATGGAGGTGAGGAATGGGGGCGAATTCCGGAGATCATTCCCTCCGCAGGAGATACGGCCGCGTGGGTGGGGGATCGGTGGCACGACCCTTCTCGCGGTTTTCGCGTTCGTCGGTTTCGAGCACATCGTGAATATCTCGGAGGAGTTGAAGGATTCCTCGCGCACCCTTCCTGCCGCTCTGTTCCTGACGCTCGCAATCACCGCGGTTCTCTATGCGCTGGTCGTCTGGACAGCCGTGAACGCGGTGCCGCCCGGCGAGCTCGCGACCTCTTCTGCACCTCTTGCTGAAGTGTTTGAGAGGCTGACCGGGCGGTCGCCTCACTTCATGAGCGCGATCGCTATCGTCGCCACACTGACCGGTGTGGTCGTGCACATGATCATGATCGCTCGGGTTCTCTACGGTCTGTCCGTCCAGGGAAATCTGCCCGCTCCTCTGGCGCAGGTTCACCCGGTCTCCCGAGTACCCGTGTTCGCCACGGGTGTTGCGGTTGCCGGAATTCTTCTGCTGGCTGTGCTAGTGCCCCTGACCGGGCTGGCGGAGTGGACCGCGCGTGGAACTCTTCTCGTGTTCGCGGGCATAAACCTGGCGCTGATCAGGTTGAAACGGCGAGGCAACCCAGTCGCTGACGGGGTGTTCAAGTGCCCGCTGTCGGTCGCTTATCTGGGGCTGATCATGTCGATCCTGCTGCTGATCCTCGACCTTCTAAGCTGA